One stretch of Pyrenophora tritici-repentis strain M4 chromosome 4, whole genome shotgun sequence DNA includes these proteins:
- a CDS encoding DPBB-1 domain containing protein: MSAGSLFNDVDITVYDNTGAAGACGEALYDDDVVVAIAQGAWNEMGGSTYNSQTGAATNPWCGKKVKVNYNGGSVVATIMDLCPGCKGTYDVDLSRGAWKALGIEETTRLKASWTLL, translated from the coding sequence ATGTCTGCCGGCAGCTTGTTCAACGATGTCGACATCACTGTCTACGACAACACTGGTGCAGCAGGTGCTTGCGGTGAGGCCCTTTACGACGACGACGTTGTTGTTGCCATCGCTCAGGGTGCCTGGAACGAGATGGGTGGCTCTACCTACAACAGCCAGACCGGCGCTGCCACCAACCCATGGTGCGGAAAGAAGGTCAAGGTCAACTACAACGGCGGATCTGTCGTCGCTACCATCATGGACCTCTGCCCCGGCTGCAAGGGAACCTACGACGTCGACCTTTCCCGTGGCGCCTGGAAGGCACTTGGCATCGAGGAGACCACCCGCCTCAAGGCTTCATGGACTCTTCTCTAA
- a CDS encoding putative heme-thiolate peroxidase aromatic peroxygenase protein: MSLGDDHNNLHAHQPFRIEAGHITRKSITQSIIFIVMHALSLLLLQAPFAAAYPWVAGEPGVNSGLFRQARQAEKRQENCPFNPVHKGAAPYTAPYTYVGAKNGLPGNGRGGIKVPADGDTAHAYTPPGPNDIRGPCPGLNAAANHNFLSHDGITTFEELVDAQQNVYNVGYDLAVLLAVLGVQAGGDVLTGKLSLGCDATSRTALLPLLGREPGLNGHNKFESDSSLTRNDYYTSGGDNYSFNGTLFANMKKVADRVSGGKFDRNTLSVYRSQRYGESLHENPNFFFGPLSLLLYGASSFLYELFPSYGPQGTPNLATIKSFYGAVEDPSAEGGWRHVPERIPENWFSRRTPYDVLRVTEEILAQYLQAPKLFGGNVGKDNFLALETPFDVIKNGKLPSTANLGCFLYQLATGPVPSMLSTVTDITGALLDFALTKLNPIFQNTGCPLKSQQGGGSGGGLLDGLLNG, from the exons ATGAGTTTGGGGGATGATCATAACAACCTACATGCGCACCAGCCTTTTCGTATAGAGGCCGGTCATATAACACGAAAGTCTATCACTCAGTCAATCATCTTCATCGTTATGCATGCactttctcttcttcttctacaGGCGCCTTTCGCTGCTGCCTACCCTTGGGTAGCTGGTGAACCTGGTGTTAACTCTGGCCTATTCAGACAGGCGCGCCAGGCGGAAAAGCGACAGGAAAACTGTCCCTTCAACCCAGTCCACAAAGGTGCTGCCCCTTACACTGCCCCATACACCTACGTGGGAGCGAAGAATGGGCTTCCGGGCAACGGAAGAGGTGGCATTAAAGTCCCTGCGGACGGCGATACTGCACATGCCTACACACCTCCTGGTCCCAATGACATCCGCGGACCATGTCCTGGCCTGAATGCTGCGGCCAAT CACAATTTCCTCTCCCATGACGGAATCACCACCTTTGAAGAACTCGTCGACGCGCAGCAAAATGTCTACAATGTCGGTTACGACCTGGCGGTCCTTCTCGCCGTACTCGGAGTCCAAGCCGGTGGTGACGTCTTGACTGGAAAGCTCAGTCTCGGATGCGATGCTACATCCCGCACAGCTCTGCTTCCTCTTCTTGGCCGCGAACCTGGTCTCAATGGTCACAACAAGTTTGAATCTGATTCCTCGCTTACGCGCAATGATTACTACACCTCAGGTGGCGATAATTATAGCTTCAATGGTACGCTGTTTGCCAACATGAAGAAGGTCGCCGACCGAGTTTCTGGCGGAAAGTTTGATCGAAACACCCTTTCCGTGTATCGGAGTCAGCGGTACGGTGAATCTCTTCACGAG AACCCAAACTTCTTTTTCGGACCTCTATCACTCCTTCTCTATGGCGCCTCATCGTTCCTCTACGAGTTGTTCCCCAGCTACGGTCCTCAAGGCACTCCCAACTTGGCAACCATAAAGAGCTTCTACGGCGCCGTCGAGGACCCATCTGCAGAAGGTGGCTGGCGCCACGTCCCGGAACGCATTCCTGAAAACTGGTTCTCGCGCCGTACGCCCTACGACGTCCTCCGTGTCACTGAAGAAATCCTTGCTCAGTACCTGCAGGCTCCCAAACTCTTTGGTGGCAATGTCGGAAAAGACAACTTCCTTGCGTTGGAAACGCCATTTGATGTCATCAAAAATGGCAAGTTGCCTAGCACGGCGAACCTGGGGTGCTTTTTATATCAGCTGGCTACTGGCCCTGTGCCGAGCATGCTTAGCACGGTCACAGATATCACGGGAGCGTTGCTGGATTTTGCGCTGACGAAATTGAATCCCATCTTCCAGAATACGGGATGTCCGCTCAAGAGTCAGCAGGGAGGAGGCAGTGGTGGTGGTTTGCTCGATGGGTTATTGAATGGGTGA
- a CDS encoding Dimer-Tnp-hAT multi-domain protein, translating into MPSIPAKRKPEAAEEADTPFKRAQRTRKPTLKALLGDGSQPTQPIELPESTPDPPTEPPTQVIEPPTRAIEPPCKPVQQPEERPRRASPLPILAASQASRLTDEPAWESQLMFDKPEDSIVQPLAFSSAATEASVEEDSAVSVDFRDFEGVDWSRLKGFVAPLSTPRGKASWIFQHGWRVWKEGTHHPDELYFVCKYCHIHKLPNGVHRVTKSTTAANGHLQLDKPGHRLSKDGPILSKPLRKHGQQSLRQAALSGVKFSLEAYKTIGNFDVQEFRQAAALWLVDNNRPLREFETPAFRKMIRLANPEAEAALWRSHNSVSAFVMRLYSWLRPQVVRALAEAESKVHISFDGWTTKGGKRGFFSVVAHYANSKGAIVDLPIALPQLVGAHTGEAIADAVTKILQSFSINRSKLGYFVLDNAYNNDTAVNKLAAMYHFSASDRRLRCACHILNLVGQTIMFGRDADAYNNALENTKMEDFYMKEWRKEGPLGVYLDIINYINTPKQWSIFEDCQREAVNSMPTGASGGTREPIKPCVTRWNSYYDCFKRGVQLQQAINAYATYHIRETEQADEQAAIRGNKLPDVPRWMRSDGLTAADWAVITEYMAILQPLKFATDRLQGRGKCGRFGALYEVIPVFESVITELDARLRPYESVNHEPSEAPEDHIPINLRAARRKASNYFTKILQSPIYYAATALHPRYKTYSKRFWRDKPTQLSTAHAKFLRVWAAYKPAAAATTPTPAPKPTMSSFDDAIDAILDEDGEHTLEVEDEYDSWLKEPMWTSDQHKEGPTAVQYWLSLKPKYPHLSRLAIDVLTIPASSSDCERVFAGTGDIIEPQRRKIGAQLLAALVCLQRWTRAGFTTPSTTTAAKHTDEELTEEFAIGTWEEPPAELS; encoded by the coding sequence atgccctctataccagcaaaacgcaagcccgaggctgccgaagaagctgatactcccttcaagcgagcacaacgtacgcgcaaacctacgctcaaagcgctgttgggtgacggcagccagccaacccagccgatagagctgccagaaagtacgccggatccgcctacagagccgcctacacaagttatcgagccgcccacacgggctattgaaccgccatgtaagcctgtacaacaacccgaggagcgccctcggcgggcatcaccactgcctattttggctgcctcacaagcctctcggctcactgatgagccagcctgggagtcgcagttaatgtttgataagccagaggactctattgtacagcctttagctttctctagcgctgccactgaggcttcggtggaggaggatagcgctgtgagcgtcgattttcgcgactttgagggcgtcgattggtcgcgattaaaggggtttgtcgcgccgctgagcactccacgaggcaaggcaagctggatttttcaacacggctggcgtgtctggaaggagggtactcaccacccagatgagttgtactttgtgtgcaagtactgtcatattcataagctacctaatggtgtacaccgagtaacgaagtcaaccactgccgccaacgggcacctccagcttgataaacctggtcatcggctcagcaaagatggtccaatcctaagcaaacctctccgcaaacatggacaacaatcacttcgtcaggcagctctaagcggtgtcaaatttagtctagaggcgtacaagactataggaaacttcgacgtacaagaatttcggcaggcagctgcgctctggctggtcgacaacaacagaccactccgcgagtttgagacgccggcttttcgcaagatgatcaggcttgctaatcctgaggcagaggcggcgttatggaggtctcataacagcgtgtcagcgttcgtgatgaggttgtacagttggctacggcctcaggtggtgcgcgcgttggctgaagccgagagcaaggtacatataagcttcgatgggtggacgacaaaaggcggcaaacgtggcttcttttctgtagttgctcactacgccaacagtaagggcgcgatagttgacctacccatcgcgctgccgcagctggtgggtgcccacactggtgaggcgatagctgacgctgtaaccaaaatcctgcaatccttcagcattaatcgcagcaaactcggctactttgtgctcgataacgcttacaataacgacaccgctgttaacaaactcgccgcgatgtaccacttttctgcctccgatcgccgcctccgctgcgcttgccacatacttaaccttgttggccaaacgattatgttcgggagggatgctgacgcgtataacaacgccctggagaacacaaagatggaggatttttacatgaaggagtggcggaaagaaggaccgcttggcgtgtatcttgatattatcaactacatcaacacgccgaagcagtggagtatttttgaagattgccaacgcgaggcagttaacagcatgcccacaggcgccagcggcggcactcgcgagccaattaagccgtgtgttacacgttggaacagctattacgactgctttaagcgcggagttcagctccaacaagctatcaacgcatacgccacgtaccacattcgcgagactgaacaggctgacgaacaggcagctattagaggaaacaagctgcctgatgtgccgcggtggatgaggtcagacggccttacggcggctgactgggcggtgattactgagtacatggcgatactgcagccgctcaagtttgctacagatcgcctccaaggccgcggcaagtgtggccgttttggcgcactctacgaggtcatcccagtatttgagagtgtgataactgagctggatgcacgccttcggccatacgaatcggtcaaccacgagccatctgaggcgcccgaagatcacatcccgatcaacctgcgagccgcgaggcgaaaagcgagcaattactttactaagatcctccaaagtcccatttactacgcagctacggcactacatccacgatataaaacatactctaagcgcttctggcgcgacaaacctacacaattgagcaccgcgcacgcgaagtttctgcgggtttgggctgcctacaagcctgccgctgctgccacaacaccaacccctgcgccaaaacctaccatgagcagctttgacgacgctatcgacgctatactagatgaggacggcgagcatacattggaggtggaggatgagtacgatagctggttaaaagagcctatgtggacgtctgatcaacacaaggagggtccaacagctgtacagtactggttatcgttgaagccgaagtatccacatctttcacgattggcgatcgacgtgttgactatacccgcctccagctctgattgtgagcgcgtttttgcgggaactggcgatataattgagccacaaaggcggaaaattggcgcgcagttactggctgctttggtgtgcttgcaacggtggactcgtgcaggttttacaacaccaagcacgacaacagcagcaaagcatactgatgaggagctcacggaagagtttgcgataggaacgtgggaagagccgcctgcagaattgtcatag